A window of the Cannabis sativa cultivar Pink pepper isolate KNU-18-1 chromosome X, ASM2916894v1, whole genome shotgun sequence genome harbors these coding sequences:
- the LOC115709580 gene encoding probable arabinosyltransferase ARAD2: protein MAPKNGFFTSTTASTSLTSIFLLFTFLFTLSLFLFFLIGSYHHIDYPSSSSPLISQNHLITLDSIKVYVSELPRSLNYGLLDKYWSFDSDSRLGSDADREIRSSLSHKTLEILPYPENPLIKQYSAEYWILGDLSTPLEERTTSFAKRVFDVEEADVVFVPFFATVSAEMQLGMAKGVFRKKIGNEDYERQRKVVDLVKKSKAWKRSGGRDHVFVLTDPVAMWHVRAEIAPAILLVVDFGGWYRLDSKSSGGGGNSSSDLIQHTQVSLLKDVIIPYSHLLPRLHLSENKNRDTLLYFKGAKHRHRGGLVREKLWDLLVDKPGVIMEEGFPNATGREQSIKGMRSSEFCLNPAGDTPTSCRLFDAIQSLCIPVIVSDNIELPFEGMVDYSEFSVFVAVSDALKPNWLVSHLRSFSREQKDTFRRKMAEAQPIFQYENGHYGGIGPIPEDGAVNHIWRKVHQKLPLIKEAIVREKRRPPGVSIPRRCHCT from the exons ATGGCTCCCAAAAATGGCTTCTTCACATCCACCACTGCTTCCACTTCTCTAACATCAATCTTCCTTCTCTTCACTTTCCtcttcactctctctcttttccttttcTTCCTCATCGGTTCATATCACCACATCGATtacccatcatcatcatcacctcTGATCTCTCAAAACCATCTTATTACCTTGGATTCGATCAAAGTCTACGTATCAGAACTCCCCAGATCTCTCAACTACGGCCTCTTAGACAAGTACTGGTCCTTCGATTCCGATTCCAGGCTAGGTAGCGATGCAGATCGGGAGATTCGATCTTCTCTTTCGCACAAAACCCTAGAAATTCTTCCGTATCCTGAGAATCCACTGATCAAACAGTACAGCGCGGAGTACTGGATCTTGGGTGATCTGTCGACACCTTTGGAGGAAAGAACGACGTCGTTTGCTAAGAGGGTTTTCGATGTTGAAGAAGCTGATGTCGTTTTCGTGCCGTTTTTCGCTACTGTGAGCGCGGAAATGCAGCTGGGAATGGCTAAAGGAGTGTTTAGGAAGAAGATTGGGAATGAGGACTATGAAAGGcaaaggaaagtggtggattTGGTGAAGAAGAGTAAAGCTTGGAAGAGGTCCGGTGGTAGAGACCATGTCTTTGTTCTCACTG ACCCAGTAGCAATGTGGCATGTTAGAGCTGAGATAGCCCCTGCTATCTTACTGGTGGTAGACTTTGGTGGATGGTACAGACTTGACTCAAAATCATCCGGTGGTGGTGGCAACTCATCATCAGATTTGATTCAGCACACTCAAGTCTCGTTACTCAAAGATGTCATCATTCCATATTCCCATTTACTCCCTAGATTACACCTCTCAGAAAACAAGAATCGTGATACTCTTCTTTATTTTAAAGGGGCGAAACATAGGCATCGG GGAGGCCTGGTTCGGGAGAAATTGTGGGACTTGTTGGTTGATAAGCCAGGTGTTATAATGGAAGAAGGGTTCCCTAATGCAACTGGGAGAGAGCAATCGATAAAAGGGATGAGATCATCCGAGTTTTGCTTGAACCCTGCAGGAGACACTCCCACTTCATGTCGTCTTTTTGATGCCATTCAAAGTCTTTGTATACCCGTTATTGTCAGCGACAACATCGAGCTCCCCTTTGAAGGCATGGTAGATTATTCAGAATTCTCTGTTTTTGTGGCAGTAAGTGATGCATTGAAACCAAATTGGCTTGTGAGTCATCTTAGGAGCTTTTCAAGGGAACAGAAAGATACATTTCGTCGGAAAATGGCAGAGGCACAGCCCATTTTTCAGTACGAAAATGGTCATTACGGTGGGATTGGGCCAATTCCTGAAGACGGCGCAGTAAATCACATATGGAGAAAGGTCCATCAGAAACTGCCCTTGATCAAGGAAGCCATTGTTCGCGAGAAGAGAAGACCACCGGGCGTATCCATTCCACGTCGATGTCACTGTACTTAA
- the LOC115719676 gene encoding protein DMP6 — MEYSIHQNLIQNYDDEEEEEESDDTGSHFLYVSNAILSGTARLNILLPTATILAFTIFAPLLTNDGVCDSLNRWLMGSFVALCAASCVFFTFTDSFKTTSGRLYYGVATFRGIWTFNASRKKPCVSSDYRLRCVDFFHALLSLIAFLAFAGSHIDVVGCYYPALPRKVTNTMPLVVGFVVSVLFVVFPSKRRGIGYPFLLHKEALYSRC; from the coding sequence ATGGagtactctattcatcaaaatTTGATCCAAAACTACGacgatgaagaagaagaggaggaaaGTGATGACACCGGATCACATTTCTTGTATGTTTCCAATGCAATCCTCAGTGGCACTGCTCGTCTCAACATTTTGTTGCCTACCGCCACCATCCTTGCCTTCACCATATTCGCTCCTTTGTTAACAAACGATGGAGTTTGCGATTCTTTGAATCGTTGGCTAATGGGGTCATTCGTTGCCCTATGTGCAGCCTCATGTGTGTTCTTCACCTTCACCGATAGCTTCAAAACAACCTCGGGGAGATTGTACTATGGAGTGGCGACCTTTAGAGGAATATGGACTTTCAATGCTTCGAGAAAGAAGCCTTGTGTGTCGTCCGATTATAGGTTGAGATGTGTTGATTTCTTCCATGCTTTGCTTTCTTTGATTGCCTTTCTTGCATTTGCAGGGTCACACATTGATGTTGTGGGGTGTTATTACCCTGCATTGCCTAGGAAAGTTACTAACACTATGCCTCTTGTGGTTGGTTTTGTAGTAAGTGTGTTGTTTGTGGTTTTTCCTTCTAAGAGAAGGGGAATTGGGTATCCTTTCTTGCTACATAAAGAAGCCTTGTACTCTAGATGTTGA
- the LOC115709591 gene encoding uncharacterized protein At2g24330 isoform X1, with protein sequence MGDDKGVGEGEKVESGTTTTATASEVGKKKKKVRKGIFSRIWNGIFRINGDDFEKRLQYISKEEATVLARIKRRSQTWRPIIRYLIIFSLIFEAIAIGYAIVTTRTSDMNWKMRAFRVLPIFLLPAISSVTYSAFVSFTKMCDRKDQNTLEKLRAERQAKIDELKERTNYYTTQQLIQRYDPDPAAKAAAATVLASKLGADSGLKMFLGDEHEPNVQATMGKSKDVELVQSGGLRNRKHSNTHSISGEGTHQSPGSEDPAQTSEQSPLVVSHYNPTQGSSAHDGGWIARIAALLVGEDPTQSYALICGNCHMHNGLARKEDFPFITYYCPHCRALNRPHQSEEHVSSGSSTPNSGAIDVLKTANVLASESVVAGDGSIIRAIPENKVEEMTETTEDLAS encoded by the exons atgggagATGATAAAGGCGTTGGAGAAGGTGAGAAGGTAGAATCGGGAACAACGACGACGGCGACGGCGAGTGAGGttgggaagaagaagaagaaggttcGTAAGGGTATCTTTTCCAGAATTTGGAATGGAATCTTTAGAATAAATGGTGATGATTTTGAGAAGCGACTTCAGTATATTTCTAAAGAAGAAGCCACTGTTCTTGCTAGAATCAAGAGGAGATCCCAAACTTGGAGGCCTATAATTAGATACCTTATtatattttctctcatttttgaG GCTATTGCAATTGGTTACGCTATTGTAACAACCCGAACATCGGATATGAATTGGAAAATGAGAGCATTTCGAGTTTTGCCTATATTTCTTTTGCCTGCTATCTCTTCTGTTACTTATTCAGCATTTGTAAGCTTCACAAAGATGT GTGACCGCAAAGACCAAAACACTTTGGAAAAGCTTCGGGCAGAAAGGCAGGCGAAAATTGATGAGCTTAAAGAAAGAACTAATTATTACACCACTCAACAACTAATTCAG AGATATGACCCTGACCCAGCAGCAAAAGCAGCTGCGGCAACTGTTTTAGCATCAAAGTTGGGTGCAGATTCAGGTCTGAAAATGTTTTTGGGAGATGAACATGAACCTAATGTTCAAGCTACAATGGGAAAGAGCAAAGATGTAGAACTTGTTCAGTCTGGTGGACTTCGGAATAGGAAACATTCCAACACTCACTCAATCTCCGGAGAAGGTACACATCAATCTCCAGGGAGTGAGGATCCCGCCCAGACTTCTGAGCAGAGCCCGTTGGTTGTTAGTCATTACAATCCTACTCAAGGATCCTCTGCTCATGACGGAGGATGGATTGCTCGAATTGCAGCATTACTTGTCGGTGAAGATCCAACACAATCGTATGCACTCATTTGTGGAAACTGCCATATGCACAACG GACTTGCTAGGAAGGAAGATTTCCCATTCATTACATATTATTGCCCACATTGTCGGGCCTTAAACAGGCCACACCAATCCGAAGAGCATGTTTCTTCTGGTTCTAGTACCCCTAATTCGGGAGCCATCGATGTGTTGAAGACTGCTAATGTACTTGCAAGTGAGAGTGTAGTCGCAGGTGACGGTTCCATTATTAGAGCCATCCCCGAGAACAAAGTCGAGGAAATGACCGAAACAACAGAGGATTTGGCCAGTTGA
- the LOC115709591 gene encoding uncharacterized protein At2g24330 isoform X2 yields MGDDKGVGEGEKVESGTTTTATASEVGKKKKKVRKGIFSRIWNGIFRINGDDFEKRLQYISKEEATVLARIKRRSQTWRPIIRYLIIFSLIFEAIAIGYAIVTTRTSDMNWKMRAFRVLPIFLLPAISSVTYSAFVSFTKMCDRKDQNTLEKLRAERQAKIDELKERTNYYTTQQLIQRYDPDPAAKAAAATVLASKLGADSGLKMFLGDEHEPNVQATMGKSKDVELVQSGGLRNRKHSNTHSISGEGTHQSPGSEDPAQTSEQSPLVVSHYNPTQGSSAHDGGWIARIAALLVGEDPTQSYALICGNCHMHNGETFRLTYY; encoded by the exons atgggagATGATAAAGGCGTTGGAGAAGGTGAGAAGGTAGAATCGGGAACAACGACGACGGCGACGGCGAGTGAGGttgggaagaagaagaagaaggttcGTAAGGGTATCTTTTCCAGAATTTGGAATGGAATCTTTAGAATAAATGGTGATGATTTTGAGAAGCGACTTCAGTATATTTCTAAAGAAGAAGCCACTGTTCTTGCTAGAATCAAGAGGAGATCCCAAACTTGGAGGCCTATAATTAGATACCTTATtatattttctctcatttttgaG GCTATTGCAATTGGTTACGCTATTGTAACAACCCGAACATCGGATATGAATTGGAAAATGAGAGCATTTCGAGTTTTGCCTATATTTCTTTTGCCTGCTATCTCTTCTGTTACTTATTCAGCATTTGTAAGCTTCACAAAGATGT GTGACCGCAAAGACCAAAACACTTTGGAAAAGCTTCGGGCAGAAAGGCAGGCGAAAATTGATGAGCTTAAAGAAAGAACTAATTATTACACCACTCAACAACTAATTCAG AGATATGACCCTGACCCAGCAGCAAAAGCAGCTGCGGCAACTGTTTTAGCATCAAAGTTGGGTGCAGATTCAGGTCTGAAAATGTTTTTGGGAGATGAACATGAACCTAATGTTCAAGCTACAATGGGAAAGAGCAAAGATGTAGAACTTGTTCAGTCTGGTGGACTTCGGAATAGGAAACATTCCAACACTCACTCAATCTCCGGAGAAGGTACACATCAATCTCCAGGGAGTGAGGATCCCGCCCAGACTTCTGAGCAGAGCCCGTTGGTTGTTAGTCATTACAATCCTACTCAAGGATCCTCTGCTCATGACGGAGGATGGATTGCTCGAATTGCAGCATTACTTGTCGGTGAAGATCCAACACAATCGTATGCACTCATTTGTGGAAACTGCCATATGCACAACGGTGAGACTTTTCGTTTAACCTACTACTAG